A region from the Spirochaeta thermophila DSM 6192 genome encodes:
- a CDS encoding NUDIX hydrolase, whose protein sequence is MDHGLEQGGSETCVLVDDQDRVVGTAPREACHRDPGLMHRTVHVVVMNRRGEVLLQRRSMRKDVCPGRWDTAVGGHVRPGEDHEEAARRELREELGLEGLPLGWVGRMKVETPWETELVGVFITVHDGPFSPDPEEIEELRFWKKEEVETSVGDDRVTPGLAREISLLKRCGYW, encoded by the coding sequence GTGGACCACGGGCTCGAACAGGGGGGGAGTGAGACCTGCGTCCTGGTGGACGACCAGGACAGGGTGGTTGGCACGGCTCCGAGAGAGGCCTGCCACAGGGATCCGGGACTCATGCACCGCACGGTGCACGTGGTGGTCATGAACCGGAGGGGAGAGGTGCTCCTGCAGCGGCGTTCCATGCGGAAGGACGTGTGCCCGGGGCGGTGGGATACCGCTGTGGGCGGTCACGTCCGGCCTGGAGAGGACCACGAGGAGGCCGCGCGGAGGGAACTCAGGGAGGAGCTCGGTCTGGAGGGGCTCCCCCTCGGATGGGTGGGGCGCATGAAGGTGGAGACCCCCTGGGAGACCGAACTCGTGGGGGTGTTCATCACGGTCCACGATGGGCCATTCTCTCCCGATCCAGAGGAGATAGAGGAGCTCAGATTCTGGAAGAAGGAGGAGGTGGAGACCTCGGTCGGCGACGACCGCGTGACCCCTGGACTCGCCCGGGAGATTTCCCTCCTCAAACGATGCGGATACTGGTGA
- a CDS encoding sodium-translocating pyrophosphatase, with amino-acid sequence MQDQLLLLFPLGAGLAALVVAFFRYFWIKKQETGADRLQEIAAAIRAGAMAFLAREYKVIVLFAAAVTMVLVLGEQGYERLVAVSFLVGALMSALAGFVGMRAATQANVRTAHAAERGLVPALTVAFNGGSVMGLSVVGFGILGLSGLFLIYSRVFGSEVQVLNGLVIPIISGYSMGASSIALFARVGGGIFTKGADVGADLVGKVEAGIPEDDPRNPAVIADNVGDNVGDVAGLGSDLCESYIGAIIGSVVLGGALGSFRLAILPLLIAGVGIIASIIGTFFVRTREGGHPQKALNLGSFVAAGLMLLFTYPAVFWILSPEQGVVVTPLGLFLAVLSGLVAGVLVGIITEYYTGDGKKPVLAVARSSHTGTATNIIAGIEVGMQSTGLPVIVLGLATYLAYLAAGLYGIAIAAVGMLSTVGYQVSVDAYGPIADNAGGLAEMAKLDPEVRMRTDKLDAVGNTTAAIGKGFAIGSATFTALSLFVAYEEAAGLPGIDITQPKVIVGVLMGAMLPYVFSSFVIGAVGRAAFAMIEEVRRQFRSIKGLLEGKEKPDYVACVDIATKAAIREMIIPGLSAVVIPPLVGYLGGAEMLGGVLVGAMVSAVMLALFMANAGGAWDNAKKYIEGGAYGGKGSESHKAAVVGDTVGDPFKDTAGPAMDIVIKLMSVVALVIAPNLR; translated from the coding sequence ATGCAGGATCAACTCTTGCTCCTGTTCCCCCTGGGAGCAGGACTGGCGGCACTTGTAGTTGCGTTCTTCCGTTATTTCTGGATAAAGAAACAGGAGACAGGGGCGGATCGCTTGCAGGAGATCGCCGCTGCCATCAGGGCGGGGGCGATGGCCTTCCTGGCCCGTGAGTACAAGGTGATCGTCCTGTTCGCAGCCGCGGTGACGATGGTGCTCGTCCTCGGAGAACAGGGGTACGAACGACTGGTGGCGGTGTCCTTCCTCGTGGGCGCCCTCATGTCGGCCCTCGCGGGCTTCGTGGGTATGCGGGCGGCCACCCAGGCCAATGTCCGTACCGCCCACGCCGCCGAGAGGGGGCTGGTCCCGGCCCTCACGGTGGCGTTCAACGGCGGGAGCGTGATGGGCCTCTCGGTGGTGGGGTTTGGGATCCTGGGACTCTCCGGACTCTTCCTTATCTATTCGAGGGTCTTCGGCTCGGAGGTGCAGGTGCTCAACGGCCTGGTGATCCCCATCATCTCGGGGTACTCGATGGGCGCGAGTTCCATCGCCCTCTTCGCCCGTGTGGGCGGGGGCATCTTCACCAAGGGGGCCGACGTGGGCGCCGACCTCGTGGGAAAGGTGGAGGCGGGTATCCCCGAGGACGATCCCCGCAATCCTGCGGTGATCGCCGACAACGTGGGCGACAACGTGGGCGATGTGGCGGGCCTGGGATCCGATCTCTGCGAGTCGTACATCGGGGCGATCATCGGTTCGGTGGTGCTCGGTGGTGCCCTCGGGTCCTTCCGGCTCGCGATCCTCCCCCTCCTCATAGCAGGCGTCGGTATCATCGCTTCGATCATCGGGACCTTCTTCGTCCGGACGAGGGAAGGGGGGCATCCGCAGAAGGCCCTCAACCTGGGGAGCTTCGTGGCCGCAGGGCTCATGCTCCTCTTCACGTACCCTGCCGTCTTCTGGATCCTCTCTCCGGAACAGGGAGTCGTCGTCACGCCCCTGGGACTCTTCCTCGCCGTGCTCTCGGGGCTCGTGGCCGGGGTGCTCGTGGGGATCATCACTGAGTACTACACCGGTGACGGGAAGAAGCCCGTGCTCGCGGTGGCGCGCTCCTCGCACACCGGGACGGCGACCAACATCATCGCGGGGATAGAGGTGGGGATGCAATCGACCGGTCTCCCGGTGATCGTGCTCGGACTGGCCACGTACCTCGCCTACCTCGCCGCCGGACTCTACGGTATCGCCATCGCGGCGGTGGGCATGCTCTCCACCGTGGGGTACCAGGTTTCGGTGGACGCCTACGGCCCCATCGCCGACAACGCGGGCGGCTTGGCGGAGATGGCCAAGCTCGATCCCGAGGTGCGGATGAGGACCGACAAGCTCGACGCGGTGGGCAACACCACGGCCGCCATCGGGAAGGGGTTTGCGATAGGGTCGGCCACCTTCACCGCCCTCTCGCTCTTCGTGGCCTACGAGGAGGCCGCAGGGCTTCCCGGGATCGACATCACCCAGCCGAAAGTCATCGTGGGCGTGCTCATGGGGGCCATGCTCCCCTACGTGTTCTCCTCGTTCGTGATCGGGGCGGTAGGGCGGGCGGCCTTCGCGATGATCGAGGAGGTGCGCCGGCAGTTCCGCTCCATCAAGGGGCTCCTCGAAGGCAAGGAGAAGCCCGACTACGTGGCGTGTGTGGACATCGCCACCAAGGCAGCGATCCGAGAGATGATCATCCCGGGACTCTCCGCGGTGGTGATACCTCCTCTCGTGGGGTACCTGGGAGGGGCCGAGATGCTCGGAGGCGTGCTCGTGGGGGCCATGGTCTCTGCGGTGATGCTCGCCCTGTTCATGGCGAACGCCGGAGGGGCCTGGGACAACGCCAAGAAATACATCGAGGGCGGCGCCTACGGCGGGAAGGGTTCGGAGTCTCACAAGGCGGCGGTGGTGGGTGACACCGTGGGGGATCCCTTCAAGGATACCGCGGGACCCGCCATGGACATCGTGATCAAGCTCATGAGCGTGGTCGCTTTGGTGATCGCTCCCAACCTGCGCTAG